From Spartinivicinus ruber, the proteins below share one genomic window:
- a CDS encoding sensor histidine kinase yields the protein MNFELGQLFIIGVCYLALLFVIAYCAEKAIIKRTWVNHPLTYVLSLGVYASAWAFYGTTGLAHQYGFLFLAYFLGICGAYLLAPVLLAPILKLTRTYQLGSLADLFAFRFRSSWAGTLTTGFMLLAMLPLIALQIQAVADSADILSQHGQPEELALGFCGLITLFTVLFGTRHISSRDKHTGLVMAIAFDAVVKLLAMGAAGIFALWFVFSGPTDLEQWLTTNADALASLHTPLEEGPWRTLLLIFFAAAMVMPHMFHMGFIENPHPKALFTASWGLPLFLLLFGLAIPPILWAGLKLNSPTTPEYFILGIGLASDSSWLVYLVFIGGLSAASGVTVVATLALSGMLLNHVVLPSYQPSSKIDIYKWLLWTRRFLTLLIIAASYSFYWLLGAKQDLSNLGITAFVGTLQFLPGILSVLYWPAANRQGFISGLIVGAIVWFLTLMLPLFFEIQAIVFPIINLTLSLDENSWHIATIASLSANTLTFILVSLLTPISEEEVSAANACSVDNVSRPHRWMLAAQSPAEFQEQLGKILGSKAAQREVNQALQDLTLAMDESRPYALRRLRDRIEANLSGLMGPSVAKDIVDSFLPYKLQADVYVTEDINFIEGRFEAYQSQLTGLAAELNNLRRFHRHTLENLPLGVCSIGRDSEVLMWNRAMAAITGIGSSKVVGSRFEDIPDPWKSLFNRFATNPARNHLSKEKIMVDGEPRWLSLHKAAIGAPFTDDEGLVILLDDATDTQLLENKLIHTERLASIGQLAAGVAHEIGNPVTGIACLAQELKSESLEDSTKQFAEQILEQTQRISRIVQTLVSFAHQGIQYQPNHQYTRIAVYPLIDKAIQLVELADKEKQLVYLNQCSLSAAVMGDEQRLMQVFINLLRNACDASHANSQIKVITTTNGPLLNIAVIDQGCGISKEAQSKMFEPFFTTKEPGKGTGLGLALTYNIIEEHSGQINIESPLDLEHNSGTKVTVSLPLVTA from the coding sequence ATGAACTTTGAGCTTGGCCAACTGTTTATCATCGGTGTTTGCTACCTTGCCCTGCTATTTGTCATTGCTTACTGCGCCGAAAAAGCCATTATTAAACGCACTTGGGTTAATCATCCACTGACTTATGTGTTATCACTGGGGGTTTATGCTAGTGCCTGGGCGTTTTATGGCACCACTGGCTTAGCTCATCAATATGGTTTTTTGTTTTTAGCCTATTTTCTAGGGATTTGTGGTGCTTATTTGCTAGCGCCTGTGTTACTGGCCCCCATTCTTAAGCTCACTCGCACCTATCAACTTGGCTCACTGGCAGACTTATTTGCCTTTCGTTTCCGCAGTAGCTGGGCTGGTACTTTAACTACCGGATTTATGTTATTGGCAATGCTGCCACTGATAGCACTACAGATTCAGGCTGTAGCAGATTCCGCTGACATCCTCAGTCAGCATGGCCAGCCAGAAGAGTTAGCGCTTGGCTTTTGTGGCTTGATAACGCTGTTTACTGTGTTGTTTGGCACCCGACATATTTCCAGTCGCGACAAACACACTGGCTTAGTGATGGCCATTGCCTTTGATGCCGTAGTAAAGCTGCTGGCAATGGGGGCTGCAGGAATCTTCGCCCTGTGGTTTGTGTTTAGTGGCCCTACCGACTTAGAACAGTGGCTAACAACCAATGCTGATGCTTTAGCAAGTTTACATACTCCGTTAGAAGAAGGGCCATGGCGTACTTTGTTGTTAATCTTTTTTGCTGCAGCCATGGTGATGCCCCATATGTTTCATATGGGCTTTATTGAAAATCCTCACCCCAAAGCCTTATTTACCGCCAGCTGGGGGCTACCACTGTTTTTATTGCTGTTTGGTTTAGCTATTCCCCCTATTCTATGGGCTGGTCTAAAACTGAATAGCCCAACCACACCCGAATATTTTATCTTAGGCATTGGTTTGGCAAGCGATAGTTCCTGGCTAGTATATTTAGTTTTCATTGGCGGGCTGTCAGCTGCTAGTGGCGTTACTGTTGTTGCTACCTTGGCACTATCTGGCATGTTGCTTAACCATGTGGTGTTACCCAGCTACCAACCTTCCAGCAAAATCGACATCTATAAATGGCTACTCTGGACCCGACGTTTTTTAACCCTGCTAATCATTGCAGCCAGTTACAGCTTTTATTGGTTATTAGGAGCTAAGCAGGATCTATCGAACCTGGGTATCACCGCATTTGTTGGCACCTTGCAATTTTTACCCGGCATCTTAAGTGTGCTTTATTGGCCAGCAGCCAACCGACAAGGGTTTATCAGCGGTTTAATTGTGGGTGCTATCGTTTGGTTTCTTACTTTAATGCTGCCCCTGTTTTTTGAAATCCAGGCAATAGTCTTCCCTATCATCAATCTCACACTGTCATTGGATGAAAACAGCTGGCACATTGCTACCATCGCCTCACTTTCAGCTAATACTCTGACATTTATTCTGGTCTCACTGCTAACCCCTATTTCTGAAGAAGAGGTGAGCGCAGCCAATGCTTGTAGTGTAGATAACGTCAGCCGCCCCCATCGCTGGATGCTCGCCGCGCAGAGTCCTGCTGAGTTTCAAGAGCAACTGGGGAAAATCCTGGGTAGCAAAGCAGCTCAACGAGAGGTTAACCAGGCATTACAAGACCTCACTTTAGCAATGGACGAAAGCCGCCCTTATGCTTTGCGTCGATTGCGCGACCGGATTGAAGCCAACTTATCTGGTCTGATGGGACCTTCAGTAGCTAAAGATATTGTTGATAGTTTTCTGCCCTACAAACTGCAGGCAGATGTTTATGTTACTGAAGACATCAACTTCATTGAAGGCCGGTTTGAAGCCTATCAATCCCAGCTCACCGGTTTGGCTGCAGAGTTAAATAACCTGCGCCGTTTCCATCGCCATACTTTAGAGAACTTGCCACTTGGGGTTTGCTCTATTGGAAGAGACTCGGAAGTATTAATGTGGAATCGTGCCATGGCTGCCATTACAGGTATCGGCTCTAGCAAAGTGGTGGGGTCACGGTTTGAAGATATTCCCGACCCCTGGAAGTCACTATTCAATCGCTTTGCCACCAACCCAGCTCGAAACCACTTAAGTAAAGAGAAAATCATGGTGGATGGAGAACCTCGCTGGTTAAGTTTACACAAAGCCGCAATTGGTGCCCCTTTCACTGATGACGAAGGGCTGGTGATTTTATTGGATGATGCTACAGATACCCAGTTACTGGAAAATAAACTGATCCATACCGAACGGCTTGCCTCAATAGGTCAATTAGCAGCTGGTGTAGCCCATGAGATCGGTAACCCAGTAACAGGTATTGCCTGCCTGGCTCAAGAACTCAAGTCAGAGTCACTAGAAGACAGTACCAAACAATTTGCCGAACAAATACTTGAGCAAACCCAGCGCATCAGTCGCATTGTGCAGACTCTGGTCAGTTTTGCCCATCAGGGTATTCAGTATCAACCTAACCACCAATACACACGGATTGCAGTTTACCCACTCATAGATAAAGCTATCCAGTTGGTTGAGTTGGCAGATAAGGAAAAGCAACTGGTTTACCTTAACCAATGCAGCCTTTCAGCTGCAGTAATGGGCGATGAACAACGGTTGATGCAGGTGTTTATCAATCTACTCCGCAATGCCTGTGATGCATCACATGCAAACAGCCAAATTAAAGTTATAACCACAACAAACGGCCCATTACTGAATATTGCAGTTATTGATCAAGGCTGTGGTATTTCCAAGGAGGCTCAAAGCAAAATGTTTGAGCCTTTCTTTACCACTAAAGAACCTGGAAAAGGCACTGGATTGGGCTTGGCCCTGACTTATAACATTATTGAAGAGCACTCCGGCCAGATAAATATTGAAAGCCCTCTTGACCTGGAGCACAATTCGGGTACAAAAGTAACTGTGTCGTTACCACTAGTAACAGCGTAA
- the folK gene encoding 2-amino-4-hydroxy-6-hydroxymethyldihydropteridine diphosphokinase: protein MIKNGTYIRCYLGLGSNLSSPLQQLAAAVSAIKQMPSTKLASISPIYQSAPVGPEGQPDYLNAVVAIDTQFAALDLLDHTQAIEKEQGRVRDIRWGPRTLDIDILLYGDETINSERLIVPHYQLTVRNFVLLPLHDIAPTLVLPTGTSIKDLASHCSSDGINQLEGVTLTD, encoded by the coding sequence GTGATCAAGAACGGCACTTACATCCGTTGCTATCTTGGGCTTGGCAGCAACCTGTCCAGCCCACTTCAACAGTTAGCTGCAGCTGTTAGCGCTATTAAACAGATGCCATCAACCAAGCTGGCTTCTATATCGCCTATTTATCAAAGTGCACCAGTTGGACCTGAAGGCCAGCCAGATTACTTAAATGCAGTTGTTGCTATTGATACTCAATTTGCAGCGCTAGATTTATTAGACCACACCCAAGCAATTGAAAAAGAACAAGGCCGAGTGCGAGATATTCGTTGGGGGCCTCGCACCTTAGATATCGACATACTGTTGTATGGCGATGAAACTATTAACTCAGAGCGATTAATAGTTCCTCACTACCAACTTACTGTACGCAATTTTGTGCTATTGCCCTTGCACGATATTGCCCCAACATTAGTATTACCCACAGGTACGTCAATCAAAGATTTGGCTAGCCACTGCTCCAGTGATGGCATTAACCAATTAGAAGGCGTAACGTTGACTGACTAG
- the panD gene encoding aspartate 1-decarboxylase yields the protein MQSIMLKAKLHQARVTHAVLEYEGSCAIDGELLDMAGIREYEQIQIYNLANGERFTTYAIRGEEGSKIISVNGAAAHKASVGDRVIICAYANFEAHELENFKPALIYLAEGNEVSHTANDIPVQLA from the coding sequence ATGCAATCTATAATGCTAAAAGCTAAGCTTCATCAGGCTCGTGTTACTCATGCCGTACTAGAATACGAAGGTTCATGTGCAATCGATGGCGAGCTGCTGGATATGGCAGGTATCCGCGAATACGAACAAATTCAGATTTACAACCTGGCAAACGGCGAGCGTTTTACCACTTATGCTATTCGCGGTGAAGAAGGCTCAAAAATTATCTCTGTTAATGGGGCAGCAGCCCATAAAGCCAGTGTTGGTGACCGGGTAATTATTTGTGCTTACGCTAATTTTGAAGCCCATGAACTGGAAAACTTCAAGCCTGCTTTAATTTATTTGGCTGAAGGTAATGAAGTCAGCCACACAGCTAATGATATTCCTGTGCAACTGGCATAA
- a CDS encoding YbaY family lipoprotein, which yields MKQLILILLGLSIQAVAVATEFKQVHISGTVNYSKTVELPENATFKVRLIDVSIRDAKSKVISEQSMKVSSQPGFYQLPVDLKYIKSSNNYEVEAFIKVDGKSWFLNTSVQPAFTKETQDRVDLNLDFVK from the coding sequence ATGAAACAATTAATACTAATTTTACTTGGTTTATCTATTCAGGCAGTTGCCGTTGCAACTGAGTTTAAGCAAGTACATATTTCAGGCACAGTGAATTATTCAAAAACTGTTGAATTACCGGAAAATGCAACGTTTAAAGTTAGACTAATCGATGTATCAATAAGAGACGCTAAAAGTAAAGTAATCTCAGAGCAAAGCATGAAAGTATCAAGCCAGCCAGGCTTTTATCAGTTACCTGTCGATCTTAAATACATCAAATCATCAAATAATTACGAAGTAGAAGCATTTATTAAGGTTGATGGCAAAAGCTGGTTTCTTAATACATCCGTTCAACCCGCATTCACAAAAGAAACTCAAGACAGAGTTGATTTAAACTTAGATTTTGTAAAATAA
- the pcnB gene encoding polynucleotide adenylyltransferase PcnB, with translation MLKKRLGWLQNLFSRLSGKQQQASVGDVTIISRDQHQVSRKLLSPNALKVLRRLEDHGHQAYLVGGCIRDILVGGRPKDFDVATSAKPEEVRSLFRNSRLIGRRFKLVHVQFGREVIEVATFRAHHSQDSHGDGNHSHHSDDGQILRDNVYGTIQDDASRRDFTINALYYRLSDFAVKDYAGGLQDIDNRLIRLIGNPEQRYREDPVRMLRAVRFAAKLGFTVEKSTAKPIYQLGHLLQNIPSARLFDEVLKLFLNGHAEASFQLLQDFGLLEQLLPATAAAINEQDGFYARFIHAALVNSDKRVRQGKSLTPAFLYAVFLWYSTLAYTRQIEEQDVPKLPALNRGAMTAIENQNQRTSIPKRFAIPMREIWELQYRLTRRFGKKADQTLNHPRFRAAYDFLLLREQAGEDLGGLGQWWTDYQVADEFVRRQMVKALQSGKYKKSRKPRRHHRRKPSENEQ, from the coding sequence ATGCTAAAGAAGCGGTTAGGCTGGCTACAAAATTTGTTCAGTCGGCTATCCGGCAAACAGCAACAAGCATCAGTTGGTGATGTGACAATTATTTCCCGAGATCAGCACCAAGTATCTCGCAAACTGCTAAGCCCAAATGCGCTGAAGGTATTGCGACGCCTTGAAGATCATGGTCATCAGGCTTACCTAGTGGGCGGTTGTATCCGCGATATTTTAGTCGGTGGTAGGCCGAAAGACTTTGATGTTGCCACTAGTGCAAAACCAGAAGAGGTACGCTCATTATTTCGTAATTCCCGGCTAATTGGGCGTCGTTTTAAGCTGGTGCATGTACAGTTTGGCCGCGAAGTAATAGAAGTGGCTACCTTTAGAGCCCACCACTCTCAAGACAGTCATGGTGACGGTAATCATTCCCACCACTCTGATGATGGGCAAATTCTGCGTGACAATGTCTACGGCACTATTCAAGATGACGCCTCTCGTCGTGACTTTACCATCAATGCACTTTATTACCGGCTTAGTGATTTTGCCGTCAAAGATTATGCAGGTGGTTTGCAAGACATTGATAACCGGCTGATTCGACTGATTGGCAACCCAGAGCAACGTTACCGGGAAGACCCTGTGCGAATGCTACGAGCAGTGCGGTTTGCAGCCAAACTGGGCTTTACCGTCGAAAAAAGCACTGCCAAACCAATTTATCAGCTAGGCCACCTTTTACAAAATATTCCATCTGCCAGGCTTTTTGATGAAGTACTCAAGCTATTTTTAAATGGCCATGCAGAAGCTTCATTCCAACTGTTACAGGACTTTGGTTTATTGGAGCAGTTACTGCCAGCAACAGCTGCTGCAATTAACGAACAAGATGGGTTTTACGCACGCTTTATTCATGCAGCACTGGTCAATAGCGATAAGCGTGTCAGACAAGGCAAAAGCCTAACTCCTGCATTTTTGTATGCAGTATTTTTATGGTACTCCACCCTTGCTTACACTCGACAAATTGAAGAGCAGGATGTACCCAAGCTACCTGCATTAAACCGGGGAGCAATGACGGCCATTGAAAACCAAAACCAGCGGACTTCTATACCCAAACGATTTGCTATACCCATGCGGGAAATCTGGGAACTGCAATATCGCCTCACCCGACGTTTTGGTAAAAAAGCTGATCAAACTCTTAATCATCCAAGATTCCGAGCAGCTTACGACTTTTTATTGTTAAGAGAGCAGGCTGGCGAAGACTTAGGTGGATTAGGGCAGTGGTGGACTGATTATCAGGTAGCCGATGAATTTGTTCGTCGCCAAATGGTTAAGGCACTTCAAAGTGGCAAATACAAAAAATCCAGAAAACCACGTCGCCATCATCGTCGAAAACCAAGTGAGAATGAGCAGTGA
- a CDS encoding M12 family metallopeptidase, with protein MSIKHSLTALAAAISVTTGTASAYSELDANADKFEKTVQSYFQETGQAATVQTINGKALVQGDILVGTEEDIQTYGIEPLVVRKASESDAADVYEQDGAFIAHSSWGGKTTWPKGIVPYEFAPEYPKHLREKMKTGMKWIEEAANIKFVERTTEKDYIHIFEDGGAYSLLGKTGGRQPLSYTDGYALGTTAHELMHALGFMHEQTRYDRDDYITINWNNISDDWKSQYRKLGEYSIKYGRYDYHSIMHYGGGRAMTTKDPSYQRIIGQRAALSEGDIKALQAAYGKPEAKVTNTAPILSLSSSSTSLIAGSNYGLRVRISDGETEASQLKVSAQSNNQAVLSNYDISVKPGRDNNERLIMLQTRQQASKGKATVSVEVVDGHGYSTKRSFVLNVAPQKVTVTPTTTTTTPTTTTTNTKATRTSSYKAFITESNKNLCLDIKGGSAKATASVVVQTCKTQYSQQWATFSDGTIRPRQTTSLCLDVNSKNQNLTQLNNCNGQSSQKWEINGKFIKNASSSYSVLDVFYSHPYGQGAHVGIWPKHGYNNQQWKLGQEPVQTVSTVAEVYKHCSFGGYKVSLKPGRYTLKQLQALGMQNDDISSLKVSAGYEVILYQHDQFSGWKTSRSSDTSCFVQYGINDTISSIEVRKK; from the coding sequence ATGAGCATCAAGCATTCATTAACAGCATTAGCCGCAGCAATATCAGTAACAACAGGCACAGCTTCTGCCTATAGTGAACTTGATGCGAATGCAGATAAATTCGAAAAAACTGTTCAGTCCTACTTTCAAGAAACAGGACAAGCAGCAACCGTTCAGACAATTAACGGCAAAGCCCTTGTTCAAGGCGACATCCTAGTTGGTACTGAAGAAGACATACAAACCTATGGAATCGAACCTCTTGTAGTAAGAAAAGCAAGCGAATCTGATGCAGCTGATGTTTACGAACAAGATGGAGCGTTTATAGCCCATAGCTCTTGGGGTGGCAAGACAACCTGGCCAAAAGGTATTGTTCCTTACGAGTTTGCCCCAGAATACCCTAAGCACCTTCGTGAAAAGATGAAAACAGGGATGAAATGGATTGAAGAGGCTGCCAACATTAAATTTGTTGAGAGAACGACAGAAAAAGATTACATCCATATTTTTGAAGATGGGGGTGCTTACTCACTACTAGGTAAAACAGGTGGACGCCAGCCTCTCTCCTACACTGACGGATATGCCCTAGGCACAACAGCACATGAGTTAATGCACGCCCTAGGCTTTATGCACGAACAAACAAGATATGACCGGGATGACTATATCACTATTAACTGGAACAACATATCCGATGACTGGAAAAGCCAATATAGAAAGCTAGGCGAGTACTCTATTAAATACGGCCGTTACGATTACCACTCTATTATGCATTATGGTGGTGGTAGAGCCATGACAACAAAAGACCCTAGTTACCAGCGCATCATTGGTCAAAGGGCAGCGCTAAGCGAAGGTGACATCAAAGCTTTGCAGGCAGCGTATGGAAAGCCAGAAGCCAAAGTAACAAACACCGCCCCAATTTTATCATTATCCAGCAGCTCTACTTCGTTAATAGCCGGTAGCAACTATGGACTTAGAGTGCGTATTAGTGATGGTGAAACTGAAGCAAGCCAACTAAAGGTTTCAGCCCAGTCAAATAACCAGGCTGTCCTGTCTAACTATGACATATCAGTAAAACCTGGGCGTGATAATAACGAACGCTTAATTATGTTACAAACTCGTCAACAAGCATCAAAGGGTAAAGCAACCGTTTCAGTTGAAGTTGTGGATGGGCATGGGTATTCAACAAAGCGTAGTTTTGTACTGAATGTTGCTCCTCAGAAAGTAACTGTAACCCCTACCACTACAACTACTACTCCCACGACAACGACAACCAATACTAAAGCCACTAGAACAAGTAGCTATAAAGCATTCATTACGGAAAGCAACAAAAACTTATGTTTGGATATTAAAGGTGGAAGTGCAAAAGCTACTGCATCTGTTGTAGTACAGACTTGTAAAACACAATATAGCCAGCAATGGGCAACGTTCAGTGATGGAACTATCCGCCCAAGACAAACTACTTCATTATGTCTGGATGTAAATTCAAAAAATCAAAACCTAACGCAATTAAACAATTGTAATGGTCAAAGTAGTCAAAAATGGGAAATCAATGGCAAATTCATCAAAAATGCGAGTAGCAGTTACTCTGTATTAGATGTCTTTTACTCTCATCCATATGGCCAAGGTGCTCATGTTGGAATATGGCCTAAACACGGCTATAACAACCAACAATGGAAGTTAGGACAAGAACCTGTACAAACTGTTTCTACAGTAGCAGAAGTTTATAAACACTGTAGTTTTGGTGGCTATAAAGTTAGCTTAAAACCTGGCCGTTACACCTTAAAGCAGTTGCAAGCACTGGGAATGCAAAATGATGACATCTCATCATTAAAAGTAAGTGCAGGATATGAAGTTATACTTTACCAACATGATCAGTTCAGCGGCTGGAAAACGTCACGCTCTTCAGACACTAGCTGTTTTGTTCAATACGGTATAAACGACACTATCTCATCTATTGAAGTTCGCAAAAAATAA
- the panC gene encoding pantoate--beta-alanine ligase produces the protein MKTVYSINDVQAYVREAKATGKTIGFVPTMGNLHDGHLSLIHKAQEQADVVIVSIYVNPLQFGANEDLESYPKTLAEDQAQLKEQAVDLLFAPSSNEIYPHGMEHHTSVAVAHLSNLHCGKSRPSHFTGVATIVCKLFNIVQPEAAIFGEKDFQQLAVIRSMVNDLCMPVKIVGAPIARNEAGLALSSRNGYLTAEELSIAPALNQMLENAKQEILAGRPYDHVLRDGIACLAKAGFKPDYLDICNRETLLPATQQDKSLVILAAAYLGKARLIDNIQVDIN, from the coding sequence ATGAAAACCGTTTATAGCATTAATGATGTACAAGCCTATGTAAGAGAGGCCAAAGCAACTGGTAAAACCATCGGCTTTGTACCTACCATGGGCAACCTGCATGATGGGCATTTATCGTTAATTCATAAGGCCCAAGAGCAAGCTGATGTGGTGATTGTTAGTATTTATGTTAACCCTCTACAGTTTGGTGCTAATGAAGATTTAGAGTCCTACCCCAAAACCCTGGCGGAAGATCAAGCACAATTAAAAGAGCAAGCTGTTGATTTATTATTCGCACCTTCCAGCAACGAAATTTATCCCCATGGGATGGAGCATCACACTTCAGTTGCCGTAGCCCATTTATCGAATTTACATTGCGGTAAAAGCCGCCCAAGCCATTTCACTGGTGTCGCGACGATTGTTTGTAAATTATTTAATATCGTGCAACCCGAAGCAGCCATATTTGGAGAAAAAGACTTTCAACAATTAGCAGTTATCCGCAGCATGGTCAACGACCTATGTATGCCGGTTAAAATTGTTGGTGCTCCTATTGCTCGCAATGAAGCAGGCTTGGCTTTAAGTTCTCGAAATGGCTACCTTACTGCAGAAGAATTATCCATTGCCCCAGCTTTAAATCAAATGCTGGAAAATGCCAAACAAGAGATACTAGCTGGCAGGCCTTATGATCATGTCCTGCGTGATGGTATCGCCTGTTTAGCGAAAGCTGGGTTTAAGCCTGATTATCTTGATATATGCAACCGTGAAACCCTACTACCAGCTACCCAGCAAGATAAATCCCTGGTTATTTTAGCAGCTGCTTACTTGGGTAAAGCCCGCTTAATTGACAATATTCAAGTAGACATCAACTAA
- a CDS encoding sigma-54-dependent transcriptional regulator, giving the protein MKHILVVEDESVIRAALGRLLERNKYTVSEAESVDDATKQYDLANDFDLIISDLRLPGAPGTDIINLSGTTPVLIMTSYASLRSAVDTMKLGAVDYIAKPFDNDELLDTIKGIFSKHTKPQNAQQSSTPSSNTTNPEIEAQNNGIIGQCEEMQTLFKRVNKVAPTDSTVLILGESGTGKELVARAIHESSQRADKPMVSVNCAAIPETLIESELFGHEKGAFTGATAARHGLVEAADGGTLFLDEIGELPLEAQARLLRVLQEGEIRRVGSVQSQKVDVRLVAATHRQLKQLAQSGEFREDLYYRLNVIQLNLPPLRERGSDVVDLAKYFLAKVCEKMSKEQLHFSPESLYAIQQYNWPGNVRELENAIERSVILADHHLITTDLLGIELNEKSNQSRTRQEGKAETDLTLEDYFQNFVLEHQEHMTETELAQRLGISRKCLWERRQRLGIPRQKATSN; this is encoded by the coding sequence ATGAAGCATATCTTAGTTGTTGAAGATGAGTCAGTTATTCGAGCAGCACTTGGTCGTTTGCTTGAGCGAAACAAATATACTGTCAGTGAGGCAGAGTCAGTAGATGATGCCACCAAGCAGTATGACTTAGCCAACGACTTTGACTTAATCATTTCAGACTTACGGCTACCTGGAGCACCTGGTACAGACATAATAAACCTTTCGGGAACAACACCAGTGCTAATCATGACCAGCTATGCCAGTTTGCGATCAGCGGTGGATACCATGAAACTTGGTGCAGTGGACTATATTGCTAAGCCGTTTGATAACGATGAACTCCTCGACACTATCAAAGGCATTTTCTCCAAACACACTAAGCCTCAAAACGCTCAGCAATCTTCAACCCCCTCTTCTAATACCACCAACCCCGAAATCGAAGCTCAGAATAATGGTATTATCGGCCAGTGCGAAGAGATGCAAACCCTCTTTAAGCGGGTCAATAAAGTAGCGCCGACTGACTCTACTGTGCTAATTCTTGGCGAGTCAGGTACAGGTAAGGAGCTGGTGGCCAGGGCTATTCATGAAAGCAGCCAGCGGGCAGACAAGCCAATGGTCTCAGTTAACTGTGCAGCCATTCCAGAAACCTTGATTGAATCTGAATTATTTGGCCATGAAAAAGGCGCTTTTACTGGTGCAACTGCCGCACGCCACGGTTTGGTTGAGGCAGCTGATGGCGGTACGCTGTTTTTGGATGAAATCGGCGAATTACCATTAGAGGCCCAAGCCAGGCTATTAAGGGTGCTACAAGAAGGCGAAATTCGCCGGGTCGGCTCAGTACAATCACAAAAGGTGGATGTCAGACTAGTTGCCGCCACTCATCGCCAACTTAAACAACTGGCACAATCTGGTGAGTTTCGTGAAGACCTCTACTACCGGCTAAACGTTATTCAGCTCAACTTGCCGCCGCTTAGAGAGCGGGGCTCAGATGTGGTTGATCTAGCTAAATATTTTCTGGCCAAAGTCTGTGAGAAAATGAGCAAGGAACAGTTACATTTTTCCCCAGAAAGCCTCTATGCTATCCAGCAATATAACTGGCCTGGCAATGTCAGAGAGCTTGAAAATGCTATTGAGCGATCAGTAATTTTGGCTGATCATCATTTGATTACAACGGACTTGCTGGGAATAGAGTTAAATGAAAAGTCCAATCAAAGCAGAACCAGGCAAGAAGGCAAAGCTGAAACAGATCTTACCCTCGAAGACTACTTTCAAAACTTCGTACTTGAACACCAGGAACACATGACTGAAACCGAGCTTGCCCAAAGACTGGGTATTAGTCGTAAGTGTCTATGGGAACGTCGACAACGCTTAGGTATCCCCCGTCAAAAAGCAACCAGTAACTAG
- the panB gene encoding 3-methyl-2-oxobutanoate hydroxymethyltransferase: MANITLTTLNKIKQSREKFATLTTYDATFAHVVSTAGVEVILVGDSLGMVLQGNDSTLPATIDDMCYHTRCVAKGNQGSLIVSDLPFMTFDQPASALKNAAKLMRAGAQVVKLEGGKWLCDTVQQLTRNGIPSCVHLGLTPQSVNVFGGYKVQGREEQAAKAMLEDAKALEQEGASILLLECVPSTLAQAITESVSVPVIGIGAGAATDGQVLVLHDMLGISPGKSPRFVKNFMADADSIQAAIENYVTAVKSRTFPAAEHEFKA; this comes from the coding sequence ATGGCCAATATCACCCTAACCACACTAAATAAAATTAAGCAAAGCAGGGAAAAGTTTGCGACGTTAACCACTTACGATGCAACCTTTGCTCATGTTGTTAGCACTGCTGGCGTAGAAGTTATTTTAGTGGGTGATTCACTGGGCATGGTTTTACAAGGTAATGACTCTACCTTACCCGCTACCATAGACGACATGTGCTATCACACCCGATGTGTAGCAAAAGGTAACCAAGGCTCTTTGATTGTTTCTGACTTGCCTTTTATGACTTTTGATCAACCAGCCAGTGCTCTGAAAAATGCTGCGAAATTAATGCGTGCTGGCGCCCAGGTAGTTAAATTAGAAGGTGGCAAATGGCTGTGTGACACTGTACAACAGTTAACTCGTAATGGTATACCCAGCTGCGTGCACCTTGGTTTAACCCCCCAGTCAGTCAATGTTTTTGGCGGCTACAAAGTACAAGGCCGAGAAGAGCAAGCAGCCAAAGCCATGCTTGAAGATGCCAAAGCCCTTGAGCAAGAGGGTGCTTCAATACTCTTACTGGAATGCGTTCCCAGCACACTTGCTCAAGCAATTACCGAGTCAGTTTCTGTTCCTGTTATAGGTATTGGTGCAGGCGCTGCCACTGATGGGCAAGTATTAGTTTTGCACGATATGTTAGGCATATCCCCAGGCAAATCTCCTAGATTTGTGAAAAACTTTATGGCAGATGCTGACTCTATTCAGGCTGCCATCGAAAACTATGTCACTGCCGTCAAAAGCCGTACATTTCCCGCAGCAGAACATGAGTTTAAAGCATGA